A window of Chloroflexota bacterium contains these coding sequences:
- a CDS encoding ABC transporter ATP-binding protein has protein sequence MSPEPLLQVQDVVKVFDLPHRGFFGAARRLRALAGVSLDIHAEETLGLVGESGCGKTTLGRIIVRLETATEGRVLFRGRDVRARSGTANHEHRRSIQMVFQDATGSLNPRRRVRDIVSLPVKAGGVVAPRLVNDHVGRVLEEVGLPSDLGDRYPGQLSGGQQQRVALARAIALEPAVLVADEPLSALDVSVQAQILRLLERIRERRHLAMLFVSHDLAVVRYLCDRVAVMYLGRIVESGPVDEVFEHPRHPYTVALLSAVPSTRQRTDVPIELAGEVPSAADIPPGCPFHPRCWKAQDKCRTVLPQLDPVDGARVACHFPE, from the coding sequence GTGAGTCCGGAGCCTTTGCTCCAAGTTCAAGACGTGGTCAAGGTCTTCGACCTGCCGCATCGGGGCTTCTTCGGGGCGGCGCGGCGACTTCGCGCCTTGGCGGGGGTCAGCCTCGACATCCACGCCGAAGAGACCCTGGGCTTGGTCGGCGAGAGCGGCTGCGGCAAGACCACGCTGGGCCGCATCATCGTTAGACTCGAGACGGCTACCGAAGGCCGCGTGCTGTTTCGCGGTCGCGACGTGCGCGCTCGCTCCGGAACCGCCAACCACGAGCACCGGCGGTCGATCCAGATGGTGTTCCAGGACGCGACCGGATCGCTCAACCCGCGGCGCCGTGTGCGTGACATCGTGAGTCTGCCGGTTAAGGCCGGCGGGGTGGTGGCTCCCCGCTTGGTCAATGACCACGTCGGCCGGGTGCTCGAAGAAGTCGGGCTGCCGAGTGATCTCGGCGACCGCTATCCGGGACAGCTGAGCGGCGGTCAGCAGCAGCGGGTGGCCCTGGCGCGCGCCATTGCCCTGGAGCCCGCCGTTCTCGTCGCCGACGAGCCCCTTTCCGCTCTCGATGTCTCGGTGCAGGCGCAAATCCTGCGGCTGCTGGAGCGAATCCGCGAGCGCCGGCATCTCGCAATGCTATTCGTTTCGCACGACTTGGCGGTCGTGCGCTACTTGTGCGATCGCGTCGCGGTCATGTACCTGGGCCGGATCGTCGAATCGGGCCCGGTCGACGAGGTATTCGAGCATCCGCGGCACCCTTACACGGTCGCGCTGCTTTCGGCGGTTCCCAGCACCCGCCAGCGGACCGACGTCCCCATAGAGCTAGCAGGCGAAGTGCCCAGTGCGGCGGACATTCCGCCCGGATGCCCATTTCATCC
- a CDS encoding amidohydrolase family protein produces MTPVIDTHAHLIDRQEPGYEGVAHKWGGARWGGGVDDLIAQMDQAGIDYACLLTSTIIDVMEHFHPDVRDDILISFDPFINKACYWRDWAAHKDRFFLFADSIDPRVPGYVERAARDLDNGATGLKILPAFTNSTIDEPGWRPIFELMSDRKVPCIIDLSYWYLHFPWFAPRLVGKYRSFAEFAETVHTVAEAYPDVRMEITHYGTPILRPNELKSIQYGEAEPKSLAEAGIDYELLQGPIDMIAPHPNLFCGLSAYQHVIPASEEYPYRSALRIVEVLTQGLGADRIIFGTDWPYLGHVGYPELIRSIREAPFLSPEESAMILGGTACRFLWGDDSDAYPAGR; encoded by the coding sequence ATGACTCCAGTCATCGACACCCACGCCCATCTCATCGACCGGCAGGAACCCGGCTACGAAGGGGTGGCGCATAAATGGGGCGGCGCCCGCTGGGGCGGGGGCGTTGACGACCTGATCGCGCAGATGGACCAGGCCGGCATCGACTACGCCTGCCTGCTCACGTCCACGATCATCGACGTGATGGAGCACTTTCACCCTGACGTCCGTGACGACATCCTGATCAGCTTCGATCCCTTCATCAACAAGGCCTGCTACTGGCGCGACTGGGCAGCGCACAAAGATCGATTCTTCCTATTTGCCGACTCCATCGATCCGCGCGTGCCGGGCTACGTGGAACGGGCGGCGCGCGATCTCGACAACGGCGCGACGGGACTCAAAATACTGCCCGCCTTCACCAACTCGACCATCGACGAGCCGGGGTGGCGGCCGATCTTCGAGCTGATGTCGGACCGGAAGGTGCCGTGCATCATCGATCTTTCCTATTGGTATCTGCACTTCCCGTGGTTTGCGCCGCGGCTTGTCGGAAAGTACCGCTCATTCGCGGAATTCGCCGAAACCGTCCATACGGTGGCGGAGGCATATCCCGACGTGCGCATGGAAATCACGCACTACGGGACTCCAATTCTCAGACCGAACGAGCTCAAGAGCATTCAATATGGCGAGGCCGAGCCCAAATCACTCGCCGAAGCCGGAATCGACTACGAGCTGTTGCAAGGGCCGATCGACATGATCGCGCCGCACCCCAACCTGTTCTGCGGACTGTCGGCCTATCAACACGTCATCCCGGCAAGCGAGGAGTATCCCTATCGCAGCGCGCTGCGGATCGTTGAAGTCTTGACGCAAGGACTCGGCGCCGACCGGATCATCTTTGGCACCGATTGGCCGTATTTGGGGCATGTGGGATACCCGGAGCTCATCAGGTCCATTCGCGAGGCGCCGTTTCTCAGCCCCGAGGAGTCGGCCATGATCCTGGGTGGGACCGCGTGCCGGTTCCTGTGGGGAGATGACTCGGATGCATACCCGGCGGGACGATGA
- a CDS encoding ABC transporter ATP-binding protein: MRAVNGVSFSIRRGEVVGIVGESGCGKSVTALSILGLIRPPGEIVAGRVLIEGHDLVGAPIGTLRRIRGKEIAMIFQNPLSSLNPVLTIGFQIQEAILEHDRIGRRAARERALDLLQRVGIPDAERRLHQYPHQFSGGMAQRAMIAMALANRPKLLIADEPTTALDVTIQAQIIRLLHRLSGELGMAVLFITHNMGLVAENCHQTLVMYAGKIAESSATDNLFARPLHPYTQALLACVPEVKGERHDLIPLEGFPPDLTVESRGCAFEPRCAQRFDRCPIEDPEPRNVEPGHAVRCHLY, translated from the coding sequence GTGCGTGCGGTTAACGGCGTGTCGTTCTCCATCCGTCGCGGTGAAGTCGTGGGCATTGTCGGCGAGTCGGGCTGCGGCAAGAGCGTCACCGCGCTTTCGATTCTTGGCCTCATCCGGCCGCCGGGCGAGATCGTGGCCGGACGGGTGCTGATCGAGGGACACGACCTGGTCGGTGCGCCCATCGGGACGCTGCGCCGGATTCGAGGCAAGGAGATCGCCATGATCTTCCAGAATCCGCTGAGCTCGCTCAATCCCGTGCTCACCATCGGTTTCCAGATCCAGGAAGCGATCCTCGAACACGATCGCATCGGTCGCCGCGCGGCCCGAGAGCGCGCCCTGGACCTGCTGCAGCGCGTCGGGATTCCGGATGCCGAGCGGCGACTGCATCAGTATCCCCACCAATTCAGCGGCGGGATGGCCCAGCGCGCCATGATCGCCATGGCGCTGGCCAATCGACCCAAGCTCCTCATCGCCGACGAACCGACAACCGCGCTCGACGTCACGATTCAGGCCCAGATCATCCGACTGCTCCATCGCCTGAGCGGCGAGCTCGGGATGGCCGTCTTGTTCATTACTCACAACATGGGCCTCGTGGCGGAGAACTGCCACCAAACACTGGTGATGTACGCGGGCAAGATTGCCGAATCTAGCGCCACCGACAATTTATTCGCGAGGCCCCTCCACCCGTATACGCAGGCGCTCCTGGCCTGTGTGCCCGAAGTCAAGGGCGAGCGCCACGATCTCATTCCGCTCGAGGGGTTCCCGCCCGACCTGACGGTCGAAAGCCGCGGCTGTGCGTTCGAGCCCCGCTGCGCCCAGCGCTTCGACCGATGCCCGATCGAGGATCCTGAGCCTCGTAACGTGGAGCCCGGACACGCCGTTCGCTGCCACCTGTACTGA
- a CDS encoding ArgE/DapE family deacylase — translation MRDRSRAAVRQAALERVEALHPETIGLLGELLSIPSPTGSEAAAQAWVAEQFAELGLDVDVFDCDPEALASLPGWTPSKWSYENRPNVVGVWKGAGGGRSLILNAHIDTVPVEPVELWTHDPWGATVVGDRMYARGAIDDKGGIVDILAAVRALQEAGFEPAGDIILQSAIDEEAAANGTLACMARGYTADAAWMVDGSPLGRAYTNHSGQVQFVIRVYGSGGSPVRWDRETDAIHLAMQVAESLRGLRDRKRAAPLPGGWNAIENELHFSVGRIRGGEWYSNIPAKCEIECCMAFNPPDSLASTRQEIRQTIDEFAQQDPWLRDHPPEIEFEGLATEPVWLLREDDPFYQTFARVHEEVAGIPVRWITVNAWCDIRHFSFDKYTPALILGPGSGGGAHAPDEYIELPSMVPVIQFVAAMAIEWCGSELQA, via the coding sequence ATGAGAGACCGATCGCGCGCGGCGGTGCGTCAGGCGGCTCTCGAGCGCGTTGAGGCCCTGCATCCCGAAACTATCGGCCTGCTCGGCGAGTTGCTTTCCATCCCAAGCCCGACGGGCTCGGAGGCGGCCGCGCAAGCCTGGGTGGCCGAGCAGTTTGCGGAGCTCGGCCTCGACGTCGACGTGTTCGACTGCGACCCGGAGGCTCTAGCGTCGCTGCCGGGCTGGACGCCCTCCAAGTGGTCCTACGAGAACCGTCCCAACGTGGTGGGGGTGTGGAAGGGCGCCGGGGGCGGCCGCTCGCTGATCCTCAATGCGCACATCGACACCGTCCCGGTCGAACCCGTCGAGCTTTGGACCCACGATCCGTGGGGGGCGACGGTCGTGGGCGACCGCATGTATGCGCGCGGCGCCATCGACGACAAGGGCGGGATCGTTGACATCCTGGCCGCCGTGCGCGCGTTGCAGGAGGCGGGATTCGAGCCGGCCGGCGACATCATTCTGCAGAGCGCCATCGACGAAGAGGCGGCCGCCAATGGCACGTTGGCTTGCATGGCGCGCGGATACACGGCGGACGCGGCCTGGATGGTCGACGGTTCCCCGCTGGGCCGGGCTTACACCAACCATTCGGGGCAGGTGCAATTCGTCATTCGCGTCTATGGCAGCGGCGGGTCGCCAGTGCGGTGGGATCGTGAGACCGACGCCATCCACCTGGCCATGCAGGTTGCCGAATCGCTTCGCGGACTGCGGGATCGGAAACGCGCCGCGCCGCTTCCTGGCGGCTGGAACGCGATCGAGAACGAGCTTCACTTCTCCGTCGGTCGCATCCGCGGCGGGGAGTGGTACTCCAACATCCCGGCCAAATGCGAGATTGAGTGCTGCATGGCATTCAACCCCCCGGACTCGCTCGCGTCGACTCGGCAGGAGATTCGGCAAACAATCGACGAGTTCGCTCAGCAAGATCCGTGGCTGCGCGACCACCCGCCCGAGATCGAGTTCGAGGGGCTGGCGACCGAACCGGTCTGGCTGCTGCGCGAGGACGACCCCTTCTACCAGACCTTCGCCCGCGTCCATGAGGAGGTCGCCGGAATCCCCGTGCGCTGGATCACGGTCAATGCCTGGTGCGACATCCGGCATTTCAGCTTCGACAAGTACACGCCGGCGCTGATTCTCGGCCCCGGCAGCGGCGGCGGGGCCCATGCTCCGGACGAATACATCGAGCTGCCGAGCATGGTGCCCGTGATCCAGTTCGTGGCGGCCATGGCCATCGAATGGTGCGGAAGCGAGTTGCAAGCATGA